CCGCCTGGCTGATGGACACGGTCGGCAACAAGGGCGCCCGCGTCGAGATCTCGGCGATCAAGGCCGAGGTGCCGCGCATGACCGGATGGGTGCTGGACCGCGCGATCCAGACGCACGGCGGCGCCGGGGTCTCCCAGGACCTCCCGCTCGCGAAGCTGTGGGCGGCCACCCGGACCCTGCGCCTGGCCGACGGCCCCGACGAGGTCCACCTGCGCTCGATCGCGCGCCGCGAACTCAAGCCGTACCTGGAGCGGGACTGAGGGGCCCGGCCCGCGCGCCCACTCCTTCCTGGGGCTGGGCTTGAAGACCCCCTGGGGTCGAGGCGGGGGCCCGCCCGCGCGCCCGCTCCGTCCCGGGGCCGAGGGTGAAACCCGAGGTCAAGATCGGCGGAAGGAGGCCCGGGGAGCCGCAGCGCTTTCGCCGTCCCGGTCGGCCGCCTCGAGGGCCCGAGGCTCCGGCGCCGGGGCGGCCCTCCTCCTGCGCGGCAGGGTCAGCAGGAAGAACGGGTAGCCCACCAGGGGCGACAGGGAGCCGCCGGGGACCGGCGAGGACACCACGTTGGAGTAGGGGCCGGCGTTCCAGCCCTTCGCCGCCCTGACCCGGTAGTCGGTCCCCCCGGAGGCGGGTCCGGACGCGGTGTAGGCGGTCCGGCCGGGATCGAGGGGGAGCGGGAGCATGGTCCAGTCCGTGCCGCCGGACTCCCTGGTCCAGATCTGGTACTCCGTCGCCCCCGGTACGGCGGTCCAGGTCAGCTCGACCGTGCCGCGCCGCACCTCCTCGGCCGTCAGCTCGGGGACCGCCCGGGGGCCGGGCTCGACCTCCGGCAGCGGCCGGGGATAGGCGTCGCCGACGGAGAACTCCGAGGCCAGAGCATCGGCGAAGGCAGCGGCGATCTTGAGCTCACCGCGCGCGTTGGGGTGGGTGCCGTCCCAGGTGTCCTGCTCGGGGACGAACCCGCCGGGCGGGTCCACGGCGACGACCGGAGACTCCTCGGTGGACAGCTCCCGCGCGACGGCGTCCATCCGCCGGTTGAAGTCGGCGACCCGCGCCGCGAACCCCGCGTCGTCGGCCGCCCTTTGCGTCGGCAGCAC
This sequence is a window from Spinactinospora alkalitolerans. Protein-coding genes within it:
- a CDS encoding GDSL-type esterase/lipase family protein codes for the protein MPAPGHRGALPVLALVLTVLLSVALGTAAAPAAPPDGSGGAAALRVMPAGDSIVQGSSGDHTWRYHLWSHLERRAGEVDFVGPDDGLTDVTTLDPADAVHTYRDPDFDQDHNARWGMSLAEAKNTIGEQVAAHRPDLLLVCLGINDLGWFGTDPEALEGDLRAYVANARTGNPELGIALSKVLPTQRAADDAGFAARVADFNRRMDAVARELSTEESPVVAVDPPGGFVPEQDTWDGTHPNARGELKIAAAFADALASEFSVGDAYPRPLPEVEPGPRAVPELTAEEVRRGTVELTWTAVPGATEYQIWTRESGGTDWTMLPLPLDPGRTAYTASGPASGGTDYRVRAAKGWNAGPYSNVVSSPVPGGSLSPLVGYPFFLLTLPRRRRAAPAPEPRALEAADRDGESAAAPRASFRRS